The following proteins are co-located in the Psychrobium sp. MM17-31 genome:
- a CDS encoding DUF3291 domain-containing protein translates to MLLAQLNIALAKYDLDAPEIKDFVDNLDAVNAIAESNPGFVWRLKDDSGSATNIQAFDDPKMLVNMSIWRDVDSLKDFMFRTHHKDFMRRKSEWFHKLPEANYVLWWIEENHRPSIEEALERLAHLREHGESAYAFSFKKVFNKVI, encoded by the coding sequence ATGTTGCTAGCCCAGCTCAATATTGCCCTAGCCAAATACGATTTGGATGCCCCCGAAATCAAAGACTTTGTAGATAACCTCGATGCAGTTAATGCAATAGCTGAAAGTAATCCCGGTTTTGTTTGGCGTTTAAAAGACGACTCAGGAAGTGCCACTAATATTCAGGCCTTTGACGATCCCAAGATGTTAGTGAATATGTCAATTTGGCGTGACGTAGATAGTTTAAAAGATTTTATGTTTCGCACTCATCACAAAGACTTTATGCGCCGCAAGAGCGAATGGTTTCACAAATTACCCGAAGCCAATTATGTGTTGTGGTGGATTGAAGAAAATCATCGACCAAGTATAGAAGAAGCGCTAGAAAGACTAGCGCATTTAAGAGAGCACGGCGAAAGTGCCTATGCGTTCTCGTTTAAAAAAGTGTTCAATAAAGTTATTTGA
- a CDS encoding CatA-like O-acetyltransferase: MSNYRVIDLASWNRAEHFKFYQQATHPWFNIISDIDAAQLLDYCKVNSKSFFHAYLYLTQIAINELEPFKIRIVDDEVRVYDTITVSCAILADDETMRFCGFPYAESFSEFDTQASIAQQAAKASPFIANQFVGQEKAQDEIHMSVIPWVSFSSFTNARNTEAVDSIPKVVYGKAKSTPDGLMMPLSVEVHHGVMDGLYVGRFFEKIQQLFNQPAQHLAN, encoded by the coding sequence ATGTCTAATTATCGTGTTATCGATTTGGCGAGTTGGAATCGCGCCGAACATTTTAAATTTTATCAACAGGCTACGCATCCGTGGTTTAACATTATTAGCGACATCGATGCAGCTCAGCTGCTAGATTATTGCAAGGTGAATTCAAAGAGCTTCTTCCACGCTTATTTATATTTAACGCAAATCGCCATCAATGAACTTGAGCCATTCAAGATCCGCATTGTCGATGATGAAGTACGCGTTTACGACACCATTACTGTGAGCTGCGCTATTTTGGCAGATGATGAAACGATGCGATTCTGTGGCTTTCCTTATGCTGAGTCGTTTAGTGAATTTGATACCCAAGCTAGTATTGCGCAACAAGCGGCTAAAGCGAGTCCATTCATCGCCAATCAATTTGTTGGCCAAGAGAAGGCGCAGGATGAAATTCACATGTCGGTGATCCCATGGGTGAGTTTTTCAAGCTTTACCAACGCTCGAAACACCGAGGCGGTAGATAGCATTCCGAAAGTTGTTTACGGCAAAGCGAAGAGTACCCCGGATGGGCTGATGATGCCACTGTCTGTTGAAGTGCATCACGGCGTGATGGACGGATTATACGTCGGTCGATTCTTTGAAAAGATCCAGCAGTTGTTTAATCAGCCAGCACAGCATTTGGCCAATTAA